Proteins encoded by one window of Gemmatimonadales bacterium:
- a CDS encoding HisA/HisF-related TIM barrel protein produces MIDLSGGVAVHARAGDRATYQPVRSVLLPDGAGDPIALIRAFREQLGAGSCYLADLDAIAGGAVQSAAIRHMAEPEGAAGPLLVDAGTDSPDRALELLSYGASVVVVGLETLRDFAGLVEVIDAVGTSRVVFSLDLRMGGPLVHSRFEPRDGPMTDALSLAAQAIEAGATCLLVLDLGRVGTGRGLDLELLEKLRRRFPHVRLLAGGGVGNPRDLERMRDAGCDGALVASALHDGTVTADTFGMFAAEMREASDRESGASRRETPEAVNRIGESRQSDARFSR; encoded by the coding sequence GTGATCGACTTGTCCGGCGGCGTCGCGGTCCATGCCAGGGCGGGGGACCGCGCGACCTATCAGCCGGTCCGGTCCGTCCTGCTCCCCGACGGCGCCGGCGATCCCATCGCTCTCATCCGCGCCTTTCGCGAGCAACTCGGCGCGGGAAGCTGTTATCTCGCCGATCTGGATGCCATTGCCGGTGGCGCGGTTCAGAGCGCCGCCATTCGCCACATGGCCGAGCCGGAGGGGGCGGCCGGTCCACTGCTGGTGGACGCGGGAACTGATTCACCGGACCGCGCCCTGGAGCTCCTCTCCTATGGCGCCAGCGTCGTCGTCGTGGGCCTCGAGACGCTCCGCGACTTTGCTGGCCTCGTTGAGGTCATCGATGCTGTCGGGACTTCCCGGGTCGTCTTCAGCCTCGATCTGCGCATGGGCGGACCCCTCGTTCACTCACGCTTCGAACCCAGGGACGGTCCGATGACTGATGCTCTGAGCCTCGCCGCCCAGGCGATAGAGGCCGGGGCCACCTGCCTGCTGGTGCTGGATCTCGGGCGAGTCGGGACGGGACGGGGTTTGGATCTGGAGCTACTCGAGAAGCTACGGCGCCGCTTCCCTCACGTTCGGCTGCTCGCCGGCGGTGGCGTAGGGAACCCCCGCGATCTCGAGCGGATGCGCGATGCGGGGTGTGATGGCGCCCTGGTGGCCAGCGCGCTCCACGACGGAACCGTTACTGCCGACACCTTCGGTATGTTCGCCGCGGAGATGCGGGAGGCCAGCGACAGGGAGTCTGGCGCTTCCCGCCGCGAAACGCCTGAGGCGGTGAACCGGATAGGTGAGTCTCGTCAGTCCGACGCGAGATTCTCGCGGTAG
- a CDS encoding hydantoinase/oxoprolinase family protein: MARRDATTVIGWDIGGVNTKAARVDPRAGESPEFRAVSAPYELWHEPDALVPTLLRLARDLECPEGSPHAVTMTAELSQLFRTKRDGVEFILDSLATALPGQPLQVYTVGGRFIGAGEARNRPLEVAASNWAATARLVGRLVPDAILIDIGTTSTDLIPIVGGRVEAVGRTDPARLSSGELVYTGALRTPTEALARDVPLWGGRAAVSAEGFALIGDVHLWLGRLAPDDYTVPSPDGRPATREFAGERLARVVCGDREMLDEAAIDEIARALAEAQVELVAAALERVRQRWPRVSTAVVTGLGDFIAAEAASRAGLRVMPLSDRLGPAARTAPALAVAWLLSDELASLPR; the protein is encoded by the coding sequence ATGGCCAGACGCGACGCCACGACCGTCATCGGGTGGGATATCGGCGGGGTGAACACCAAGGCCGCGCGGGTAGACCCCCGCGCCGGAGAGAGCCCGGAGTTCCGGGCCGTCTCCGCACCCTACGAGCTATGGCACGAACCTGACGCCCTGGTGCCCACACTCCTGCGGCTGGCGCGCGACCTGGAGTGCCCCGAGGGGAGTCCCCACGCCGTCACCATGACCGCTGAGCTCTCGCAGCTGTTCCGGACCAAGCGCGACGGAGTCGAGTTCATCCTGGATTCGCTGGCGACCGCGCTGCCGGGCCAGCCGCTGCAGGTCTACACTGTCGGCGGACGCTTCATCGGTGCCGGGGAGGCGCGGAATCGACCGCTCGAGGTCGCCGCCTCGAACTGGGCCGCCACGGCCAGGCTGGTGGGTCGGCTGGTTCCGGATGCGATCCTGATCGACATCGGCACCACGTCCACCGACCTCATCCCCATCGTGGGAGGCCGGGTCGAGGCCGTGGGACGGACCGATCCGGCGAGGCTCTCGAGTGGCGAGCTGGTCTACACCGGCGCGCTCCGTACGCCGACCGAGGCGCTGGCGCGAGACGTACCGCTGTGGGGTGGCCGCGCCGCAGTCTCGGCGGAGGGGTTCGCGCTGATCGGAGACGTACATCTCTGGCTGGGGCGCCTCGCTCCGGACGACTACACCGTTCCGAGCCCGGACGGCCGGCCGGCCACCCGGGAGTTCGCGGGGGAGCGGCTGGCCCGAGTCGTCTGCGGCGACCGGGAGATGCTGGACGAGGCTGCGATCGATGAGATCGCCCGAGCGCTGGCGGAAGCGCAGGTGGAGCTGGTGGCAGCGGCGCTGGAGCGTGTCCGGCAGCGCTGGCCGCGGGTGAGCACCGCGGTCGTGACCGGCCTCGGCGACTTCATCGCGGCAGAGGCCGCCTCGAGAGCCGGTCTCCGTGTCATGCCGTTGTCCGACCGGCTCGGCCCCGCGGCACGCACCGCGCCCGCTCTGGCCGTGGCATGGCTGCTGTCCGACGAGCTGGCAAGCCTGCCCAGATGA